The following proteins come from a genomic window of Mycolicibacterium rufum:
- a CDS encoding cytochrome P450: protein MPTPDLPPGFDFTDPDLNCARLPVEELAALRRSAPIWWNEQTGGGAGPFGDGGYWVVTKHHDVKEISKRSDVFSSLEKTALPRYPEGSTFEQIETGKFVLLNMDAPHHTHLRKIVSRGFTPRAVERLRADLDARAQNIAKSAAAEGAGDFVEQVSCELPLQAIAGLLGIPVEDRKKLFDWSNQMVSDDDPEFAHYDNRNAATELIMYAMQLAAERAEQPGEDIVTKLIEADVEGHKLSDDEFGFFMVLLAVAGNETTRNSITHGMIAFTEFPDQWELFKRERPTTAVDEIVRWATPVTSFQRTALCDYELSGVQIKKGQRVVMSYRSANFDEEVFTDPYTFDILRDPNPHVGFGGTGAHYCIGANLARMTIELMFNAIADHMPDLRSIGTPERLRSGWLNGIKHWQVDYTGTGCPVAH, encoded by the coding sequence CGCCGCGCTGCGGCGCAGCGCACCCATCTGGTGGAACGAGCAGACCGGCGGCGGCGCCGGGCCGTTCGGCGACGGCGGTTACTGGGTGGTGACCAAACACCACGACGTCAAGGAGATCTCCAAGCGCAGCGATGTGTTCTCCAGCCTGGAGAAGACCGCACTCCCCCGCTATCCCGAGGGGTCCACGTTCGAGCAGATCGAGACCGGCAAGTTCGTGCTGCTCAACATGGATGCGCCGCACCACACCCACCTGCGCAAGATTGTCTCGCGCGGTTTCACCCCTCGCGCGGTCGAGCGGTTGCGCGCCGATCTGGACGCCCGCGCGCAGAACATCGCCAAGAGCGCAGCCGCCGAGGGCGCCGGCGACTTCGTCGAGCAGGTGTCCTGCGAGTTGCCGCTGCAGGCCATCGCGGGTCTGCTGGGCATCCCCGTCGAGGACCGCAAGAAGCTGTTCGACTGGTCCAACCAGATGGTCAGCGATGACGATCCCGAGTTCGCGCACTACGACAACCGCAATGCCGCAACCGAACTCATCATGTATGCGATGCAGCTCGCGGCCGAGCGCGCCGAGCAGCCCGGCGAGGACATCGTCACCAAGCTGATCGAGGCCGACGTCGAGGGGCACAAACTCTCCGACGACGAGTTCGGCTTCTTCATGGTGCTGCTGGCCGTCGCCGGCAACGAGACCACCCGCAACTCGATCACCCACGGCATGATCGCCTTCACCGAGTTCCCCGACCAGTGGGAGCTGTTCAAGCGGGAGCGGCCGACCACCGCCGTCGACGAGATCGTCCGGTGGGCCACGCCGGTGACGTCGTTCCAGCGCACCGCGCTGTGCGACTACGAGCTCTCCGGCGTGCAGATCAAGAAGGGCCAGCGGGTGGTGATGTCCTACCGGTCGGCCAACTTCGACGAAGAGGTGTTCACCGACCCGTACACGTTCGACATCCTGCGCGACCCGAACCCGCATGTCGGGTTCGGCGGCACCGGCGCGCACTACTGCATCGGTGCGAACCTGGCCCGCATGACGATCGAGTTGATGTTCAACGCGATCGCCGACCACATGCCCGACCTGCGGTCGATCGGCACCCCGGAACGCCTGCGCTCCGGCTGGCTCAACGGCATCAAGCACTGGCAGGTCGACTACACCGGTACGGGCTGCCCCGTCGCGCACTGA
- a CDS encoding NAD(P)/FAD-dependent oxidoreductase — MTIVVVGAGPTGLFTAIALARRGHDVTVVDRDPGPVGDAPWRRRGVMQFAHAHTFRGPVVDALQTEIPDAVALLRQAGATVAAADDGTAIALRCRREVFERVLRQVAAGRHGLTMVTGHVDGVIRNGNRAVGVRVHGTRVPADLVIDASGRAGRITRETGAAGLSAPCGAAYVTRQYRVPDGAAHGPVNGPIGLSLSLTGYFAVAFLHDAGTFSITITHGGTDSRLRLLRHAPVYEAAVRAIPVLGQWLEHAEPITPVLPGARLHNTYRPQVDADGRPLMPGLIAVGDAVCTTTPLAGRGVTLAFRQAQALVEMLHSRPHDPVAVGVEFDAWCHEHIRPWFLDHVHGDGDRLRRWAGGDVDLRQRLPSDLVVAAAGADASLRAEVTAYERMQTLPSDLDRLQQRARAVYLTGWRPAPAPGPTRAELGELCAQCATGQPVPV, encoded by the coding sequence ATGACCATCGTCGTCGTCGGTGCCGGACCGACGGGTCTGTTCACCGCCATCGCACTGGCTCGTCGCGGCCACGACGTGACCGTCGTCGACCGCGACCCCGGTCCGGTGGGCGACGCTCCGTGGCGGCGCCGAGGGGTGATGCAGTTCGCCCACGCGCACACCTTCCGCGGACCGGTGGTCGACGCGCTGCAGACCGAGATCCCTGACGCCGTCGCCCTGCTCCGGCAGGCCGGCGCGACGGTCGCGGCCGCCGACGACGGCACCGCCATCGCTCTGCGCTGCCGCCGCGAGGTCTTCGAGCGCGTGCTGCGACAGGTCGCGGCGGGCCGGCACGGGTTGACGATGGTCACCGGACACGTCGACGGCGTGATCCGCAACGGGAACCGGGCGGTCGGCGTGCGCGTGCACGGCACGCGGGTGCCGGCCGATCTGGTGATCGACGCCTCCGGACGCGCGGGCCGGATCACGCGGGAGACCGGGGCCGCCGGGCTGAGCGCCCCGTGCGGCGCGGCCTACGTCACCCGGCAGTACCGGGTCCCCGACGGTGCCGCCCACGGGCCCGTCAACGGCCCGATCGGGCTGTCGCTCAGCCTGACCGGCTATTTCGCGGTGGCGTTCCTGCACGACGCCGGCACCTTCTCGATCACGATCACCCACGGCGGCACCGACTCGCGGCTCCGCCTGCTGCGGCACGCCCCGGTCTACGAGGCCGCCGTGCGCGCCATTCCCGTGCTGGGGCAGTGGCTCGAGCACGCGGAACCGATCACCCCCGTGCTGCCCGGCGCCCGGCTGCACAACACGTACCGCCCGCAGGTCGATGCCGACGGACGACCGTTGATGCCGGGACTGATCGCGGTCGGCGATGCGGTGTGCACCACCACGCCGCTGGCCGGCCGCGGCGTCACGCTGGCGTTCCGACAGGCGCAGGCCCTGGTGGAGATGCTGCACAGCCGGCCCCACGACCCGGTCGCGGTGGGCGTGGAGTTCGACGCCTGGTGCCACGAGCACATCCGCCCCTGGTTTCTCGACCATGTGCACGGCGACGGCGACCGGCTCCGGCGGTGGGCCGGAGGGGACGTCGACCTGCGGCAGCGGTTGCCCTCAGATCTCGTGGTCGCGGCCGCGGGAGCCGACGCGTCGCTGCGCGCCGAGGTGACGGCCTACGAACGGATGCAGACACTCCCGTCGGATCTGGATCGCCTGCAGCAGCGAGCTCGCGCGGTGTACCTGACGGGGTGGCGGCCGGCGCCGGCTCCTGGGCCGACGCGGGCCGAGCTGGGCGAGCTGTGCGCTCAGTGCGCGACGGGGCAGCCCGTACCGGTGTAG
- a CDS encoding TetR/AcrR family transcriptional regulator, with the protein MSDSVKRGYASPLRTAQAQATRRRIVGAAADLFVASGFAGTSVDAIAEAAGVSRKTVFATVGGKTELLGLALDWAVAGDDAPVPLAARPEVVALLELPHPGAVLDGWAAVLTDIDARVDGLFAALECAAASDEAARALFEQVSAQRREGARAIVGAVAGLGGLRADLSRSEAIDVAALFTEPVLHRRLVGARGWSRRRFERWLASTLRRQLLSRPDSR; encoded by the coding sequence ATGTCGGATTCTGTCAAGCGCGGCTACGCGTCGCCGCTGCGCACCGCTCAGGCGCAGGCCACCCGGCGCCGAATCGTCGGCGCCGCAGCGGATCTGTTCGTCGCGTCGGGATTCGCCGGGACCTCCGTCGACGCGATCGCCGAGGCCGCCGGGGTGAGCCGCAAGACCGTCTTCGCCACGGTCGGCGGCAAGACCGAACTGCTGGGGCTGGCCCTGGACTGGGCCGTCGCGGGGGACGATGCGCCGGTTCCCCTGGCGGCCCGGCCGGAGGTGGTCGCGCTGCTGGAACTGCCGCACCCGGGCGCGGTGCTCGACGGGTGGGCCGCGGTGCTCACCGACATCGACGCGCGGGTCGACGGATTGTTCGCCGCGCTCGAGTGCGCCGCCGCGTCGGACGAGGCGGCCCGCGCGCTGTTCGAGCAGGTGAGTGCCCAACGGCGCGAGGGCGCAAGGGCGATCGTCGGGGCGGTCGCGGGGTTGGGCGGCCTGCGGGCCGACCTGTCCCGATCCGAGGCGATCGACGTGGCCGCACTGTTCACCGAGCCGGTGCTGCACCGCCGTCTGGTGGGCGCCCGCGGCTGGTCCCGTCGCCGCTTCGAGCGATGGCTGGCCAGCACGCTGCGTCGGCAGTTGCTCAGCCGGCCGGATAGTCGATGA
- a CDS encoding helix-turn-helix domain-containing protein, translating into MTVQEVPPTTIGAMVRRWRARRRLSQLDLALEAGVSARHVSFVETGRAAPSRAMVLRLAGVLDVPRRDLNRMLVAAGFAPAYAERPLEAPDMAAVQAGVARVLDAYDPYPCVVVDRTWDLVNANAGAGVLLAGVAPHLLERPNALRIALHPDGLAPRIRNLAQWRSHLVERVRREAAADDSGELAALLDELDGYPGGYARTDLGGVAVPLELVTPDGVELRFLSMVTTFGTALDLTAAELSIEAFLPADDATAAALR; encoded by the coding sequence ATGACCGTGCAGGAGGTGCCGCCGACGACGATCGGGGCGATGGTGCGGCGCTGGCGGGCACGACGCCGGCTCAGCCAGCTCGACCTCGCGTTGGAAGCCGGGGTGTCGGCCCGGCACGTCAGCTTCGTCGAGACCGGCCGCGCCGCTCCGAGCCGGGCGATGGTGCTGCGGCTGGCCGGGGTTCTCGATGTCCCGCGCCGCGACCTCAACCGCATGCTCGTCGCCGCCGGGTTCGCGCCGGCCTACGCCGAGCGACCGCTCGAGGCCCCCGACATGGCCGCCGTGCAGGCCGGTGTCGCGCGCGTGCTCGACGCCTACGACCCCTACCCCTGCGTGGTGGTCGACCGGACGTGGGATCTGGTGAACGCGAACGCCGGGGCGGGCGTGCTGCTCGCCGGTGTCGCGCCGCATCTGCTCGAGCGACCCAACGCCCTGCGCATCGCGCTACACCCCGACGGCCTGGCCCCGCGTATCCGCAACCTCGCCCAGTGGCGGTCGCATCTCGTCGAGCGGGTGCGTCGCGAGGCGGCCGCCGACGACTCCGGCGAACTCGCGGCCCTGCTCGACGAGCTCGACGGCTACCCCGGTGGATACGCGCGCACGGACCTGGGCGGGGTGGCCGTCCCGCTGGAACTCGTGACGCCCGACGGCGTCGAACTGCGCTTCCTGTCGATGGTGACCACGTTCGGCACCGCGCTCGATCTCACCGCCGCCGAGCTGAGCATCGAGGCGTTCCTGCCCGCCGACGACGCGACGGCGGCCGCACTGCGGTGA
- a CDS encoding lipoprotein LpqH: METRHLMAAVAGGVVVLGAAGCSSPEPALGGTTATVTIDGNDAGGALPVTCRQTGFTWYIQTPEKEKGFTAVLAMDGPATAKSVEFRDLSGFSGNFWAGNIGDAEVTGNQGRYTITGTADGNFTAKPSDAATAKFRIQTNC; the protein is encoded by the coding sequence ATGGAGACTCGACACCTCATGGCGGCCGTGGCGGGCGGCGTCGTCGTCCTCGGTGCGGCCGGATGCTCGTCGCCCGAACCGGCGCTGGGCGGCACCACCGCCACCGTCACGATCGACGGCAACGACGCCGGAGGGGCGCTTCCCGTGACGTGCCGCCAGACCGGGTTCACCTGGTACATCCAGACCCCGGAGAAGGAGAAGGGATTCACCGCCGTGCTCGCCATGGACGGGCCGGCCACCGCCAAATCCGTCGAGTTCCGGGATCTAAGCGGGTTCTCCGGCAACTTCTGGGCGGGCAACATCGGCGACGCCGAGGTGACCGGCAACCAGGGGCGCTACACCATCACGGGGACCGCGGACGGCAATTTCACCGCCAAGCCGAGCGACGCGGCCACCGCGAAGTTCCGCATCCAGACCAACTGCTAG
- a CDS encoding L,D-transpeptidase, with translation MASASREQNRPRTSVTRRVASVLGSVVVLTGMSGLCAGPAALGAVDTALPSTISAISPAPGQTVGVAHPVTVTFTSPVPDRHAAEGSLAVRPAGSAEPADGTFSWLDDRTVEWTPATFFPAHAPIDVSVGGFATSFETGSSVVGVADLDAHTFTVSIDGVVAREMPASMGKPKHPTPIGQFTALEKQKSVVMDSRTIGIPLSDPEGYKLTVADAVRVTWGGVYVHSAPWSVGSQGYANVSHGCINLSPDNAAWYYDTVSVGDPIVVQA, from the coding sequence GTGGCGAGCGCCTCACGTGAACAGAATCGTCCCCGCACGTCGGTCACCCGACGGGTGGCCTCCGTGCTCGGATCGGTGGTCGTGCTGACCGGCATGTCCGGTCTCTGCGCTGGACCGGCGGCCCTCGGCGCGGTCGACACCGCGCTGCCGTCGACCATCAGCGCCATCTCCCCGGCGCCGGGTCAGACCGTCGGCGTCGCTCATCCGGTGACGGTCACCTTCACCTCCCCGGTGCCGGACCGGCACGCCGCCGAGGGATCCCTCGCGGTGCGGCCCGCCGGCAGCGCCGAACCCGCCGACGGCACCTTCTCCTGGCTCGACGACCGGACCGTCGAGTGGACGCCCGCGACGTTCTTCCCGGCGCACGCGCCCATCGACGTCTCGGTCGGCGGCTTCGCCACCAGCTTCGAGACCGGTTCGTCGGTGGTCGGCGTCGCCGACCTCGACGCCCACACGTTCACCGTGAGCATCGACGGCGTCGTCGCCCGCGAGATGCCCGCGTCGATGGGCAAGCCGAAGCATCCGACGCCCATCGGCCAGTTCACCGCGCTGGAGAAGCAGAAGTCCGTGGTGATGGACTCGCGGACCATCGGCATCCCGCTGTCGGACCCCGAGGGCTACAAACTGACCGTCGCCGACGCCGTGCGCGTGACCTGGGGCGGTGTCTACGTGCACTCGGCGCCGTGGTCGGTGGGGTCGCAGGGGTACGCCAACGTCAGCCACGGCTGCATCAACCTCAGCCCCGACAACGCCGCGTGGTACTACGACACCGTGAGCGTCGGCGACCCGATCGTCGTGCAGGCGTAG
- a CDS encoding Pr6Pr family membrane protein — protein sequence MTTRLVLRLGIVAAVAAALLIVGVTSERGLWWRLLTFTYQANLLAAAYYLWTLIWPRADARAGLRGAVVLYVVMAGLVWNLFLTGHSMGYTVANLLLHVVVPVLALGDWVLVGRGEARVPARLAWWQPVAWLVFPAAYLALALLVLNDAGRRAPYFFLDPDSVGPVAVAVNVAGLAAGVLALGYALVGVGAVKRSDM from the coding sequence GTGACCACGCGCCTCGTCCTGCGCCTCGGCATCGTGGCGGCCGTCGCCGCCGCCCTCCTGATCGTCGGCGTGACGTCCGAGCGCGGCCTGTGGTGGCGGCTGCTGACGTTCACCTACCAGGCCAACCTGCTGGCCGCCGCCTACTACCTGTGGACGTTGATCTGGCCGCGAGCCGACGCGCGCGCCGGCCTGCGCGGCGCCGTGGTGCTCTACGTCGTGATGGCGGGCCTGGTGTGGAACCTGTTCCTGACCGGCCACAGCATGGGTTACACGGTCGCCAATCTGCTGCTGCACGTCGTCGTGCCGGTGCTGGCGCTGGGCGACTGGGTGCTGGTGGGCCGCGGCGAGGCCCGGGTGCCGGCCCGGTTGGCGTGGTGGCAGCCCGTGGCCTGGCTGGTGTTCCCGGCGGCCTACCTGGCGCTGGCCCTGCTGGTGCTCAACGACGCGGGTCGGCGCGCGCCGTACTTCTTTCTCGACCCGGACAGCGTCGGGCCCGTTGCGGTGGCGGTCAACGTCGCCGGGCTCGCCGCGGGGGTGCTGGCGTTGGGCTACGCGTTGGTGGGCGTCGGAGCGGTGAAACGTTCCGACATGTGA
- a CDS encoding DUF7159 family protein — protein sequence MDAVLGLSVTSSAVGLVLVEGQDTDSAAMDGAGFEVATSQQAADAVRRTEAIAAQRGRRVQSIGVTWSDDAHTEASLLLKSLSDSGFDNIVPVRLSEATDALARGIGEVMGYHTTAVCVVEPGQLIALIVTPDDGAVQTAVNSTVVTEDDLIGWLSAVFTRADWEPEALVLVGSVEDLDGLVPVLEDALAVPVFSPAEAQLALARGAALACAPAGGDLWAGDDAVPPSPRRANERFRRTAPAALLAAGVVAFVASVSAALGLQFVPDRPAPPVRPAAETSAPAPVSNPAPPPPAPVAPPPPVVEEEPVVEEPAPDPVPVEEAPAPDPAPVEGVDTLPPPDAVAPPVVPPAPEVVPPPVPEERPGILQRIRDRLSGVGQNEPPPAVAPPPVPPVLP from the coding sequence GTGGACGCAGTGCTCGGCCTGTCGGTGACGTCATCGGCCGTCGGTCTGGTCCTGGTCGAGGGGCAGGACACCGACAGCGCCGCGATGGACGGCGCCGGATTCGAGGTGGCGACCTCACAGCAGGCCGCCGACGCGGTGCGGCGCACCGAGGCCATCGCCGCCCAGCGCGGCCGGCGGGTGCAGTCCATCGGCGTGACGTGGAGCGACGACGCGCACACCGAGGCGTCCCTGCTGCTGAAGTCGCTCAGCGACTCCGGCTTCGACAACATCGTGCCGGTGCGGCTCTCCGAGGCCACCGACGCGCTGGCCCGCGGGATCGGCGAGGTGATGGGCTACCACACCACCGCGGTGTGCGTGGTCGAGCCCGGCCAGCTCATCGCGCTGATCGTCACCCCCGACGACGGCGCCGTGCAGACCGCGGTGAACAGCACCGTCGTCACGGAGGATGACCTGATCGGCTGGCTGAGCGCGGTGTTCACCCGGGCCGACTGGGAGCCCGAGGCGTTGGTCCTCGTCGGCTCGGTCGAGGACCTCGACGGGCTGGTGCCGGTGCTCGAGGACGCACTCGCCGTGCCCGTGTTCTCGCCCGCCGAGGCGCAACTGGCGCTGGCCCGGGGGGCGGCGCTGGCGTGCGCGCCCGCAGGCGGAGACCTGTGGGCGGGCGACGACGCGGTCCCGCCGAGCCCGCGGCGCGCGAACGAGCGTTTCCGCAGAACCGCCCCGGCCGCCCTGCTGGCCGCCGGCGTCGTGGCTTTCGTCGCCTCGGTGTCGGCTGCGCTCGGCCTGCAGTTCGTTCCCGACCGGCCGGCCCCGCCGGTCCGGCCTGCCGCCGAGACCTCCGCGCCCGCACCGGTGTCGAACCCCGCGCCACCGCCCCCCGCGCCCGTCGCACCGCCGCCGCCCGTGGTCGAGGAGGAACCGGTGGTCGAGGAGCCGGCGCCGGACCCCGTGCCGGTCGAGGAGGCGCCTGCCCCCGACCCCGCGCCGGTCGAGGGTGTCGACACCCTGCCGCCCCCGGACGCCGTGGCTCCGCCGGTGGTACCGCCCGCACCGGAGGTCGTGCCCCCGCCGGTGCCCGAGGAGCGGCCCGGCATCCTGCAGCGGATCCGCGACCGCCTGTCGGGCGTGGGGCAGAACGAGCCGCCGCCCGCGGTCGCACCGCCCCCGGTGCCGCCCGTCCTACCCTGA
- a CDS encoding threonine ammonia-lyase yields the protein MQLVTIDDVRSAAHRIRGRVVRTPLVPATWGDRDRPLWIKPESLQAIGAFKVRGAFSALTALAGPVEDVVAYSSGNHAQAVAYAAAAFGLRAHIVMPEETPEVKVAATRTLGARVVLCGAGQREMVAAEVAAETGGVMIPPFDHREVIAGQGTIGLEIAEDLPEVRTVLVPVSGGGLASGVGVAIRALCPQAAVFGVEPALAADTAEGLRAGRRADWPITQRNRTIADGLRSQPSDLTFAHLQQVLDGVLTVTEDEIRSAVREFALLGHLVSEPSGAVALAAYRQGGTPPGPTAVILSGGNIEPSLLAQILAG from the coding sequence ATGCAGCTCGTCACGATCGACGACGTCCGTTCGGCGGCGCACCGCATCCGCGGCCGGGTGGTGCGCACCCCCCTCGTGCCCGCGACGTGGGGGGACCGCGACCGGCCGCTGTGGATCAAGCCCGAGAGCCTGCAGGCCATCGGCGCGTTCAAGGTGCGCGGCGCGTTCAGCGCGCTCACCGCCCTGGCGGGCCCCGTCGAGGACGTGGTGGCCTACTCCAGCGGCAACCACGCCCAGGCGGTCGCCTACGCCGCGGCCGCCTTCGGGCTGCGGGCGCACATCGTGATGCCGGAGGAGACGCCGGAGGTGAAGGTCGCCGCGACCCGCACGCTCGGCGCCCGGGTGGTGCTGTGCGGGGCCGGGCAGCGCGAGATGGTCGCCGCCGAGGTCGCCGCGGAGACCGGCGGCGTGATGATCCCGCCGTTCGACCACCGTGAGGTGATCGCCGGCCAGGGCACGATCGGCCTGGAGATCGCCGAGGACCTGCCGGAGGTCCGCACGGTGCTGGTCCCGGTCAGCGGCGGCGGCCTGGCCTCGGGCGTGGGGGTGGCGATCAGGGCGCTGTGTCCGCAGGCTGCGGTGTTCGGCGTCGAGCCCGCACTGGCCGCCGACACCGCCGAGGGGCTGCGGGCGGGCCGGCGCGCGGACTGGCCGATCACGCAGCGCAACCGCACCATCGCCGACGGGCTACGCTCGCAGCCGTCCGACCTGACGTTCGCGCATCTGCAGCAGGTGCTCGACGGCGTGCTCACCGTGACCGAAGACGAAATCCGCTCAGCCGTCAGGGAATTCGCACTCCTCGGGCATCTGGTCAGTGAACCCAGCGGGGCCGTGGCGCTGGCGGCCTACCGGCAGGGCGGCACCCCGCCCGGTCCGACCGCGGTGATCCTGTCGGGCGGCAACATCGAGCCATCGCTGCTGGCGCAGATTCTCGCGGGCTGA
- a CDS encoding acyl-CoA thioesterase, translating to MSEFSMPVVPRYAEVDQQGVVFNGHYLTWFDEACTGLLDHCGVAYPDLMAGGYDFQVVHSEIDFAAPVRWRDTVRVSAACTRVGTTSFTLAFAVRRGVADGSEQIAVRGENTYVVVSTEDWAKRPVPDFLRRALTRTGAP from the coding sequence ATGAGCGAGTTCTCGATGCCGGTGGTGCCCCGCTACGCCGAGGTCGATCAGCAGGGCGTGGTGTTCAACGGCCATTACCTCACCTGGTTCGACGAGGCATGCACCGGTCTGCTCGACCACTGCGGGGTGGCCTACCCCGACCTGATGGCCGGCGGGTACGACTTCCAGGTCGTGCACAGCGAGATCGACTTCGCCGCGCCGGTGCGGTGGCGCGACACCGTGCGGGTGAGCGCCGCGTGCACGCGGGTCGGCACCACCAGCTTCACCCTCGCCTTCGCGGTGCGGCGGGGAGTCGCCGACGGCTCCGAACAGATCGCCGTACGCGGCGAGAACACCTATGTCGTGGTGTCGACCGAGGATTGGGCCAAGCGGCCGGTCCCCGACTTCCTGCGTCGGGCGTTGACCCGTACGGGCGCCCCTTGA
- the speB gene encoding agmatinase translates to MGHDHGHHRELPPGMAEQLELAYAGMASFGHRPFLTETEQLDSWKPDVAIVGAPFDIATTNRPGARFGPRAIRATAYEPGTYHMDLGLEIFDWLEVVDFGDAYCPHGQTEVSHANIKDRVAAIASRGIVPVILGGDHSITWPAATAVADVHGYGNVGIVHFDAHADTADEIEGNLASHGTPMRRLIESGAVPGSHFVQVGLRGYWPPQDTFEWMQEQKMTWHTMQEIWERGFKAVMADAVGEALAKADKLYVSVDIDVLDPAHAPGTGTPEPGGITSADLLRMVRQLCYEHDVAGVDVVEVAPAYDHAELTVNAAHRVVFEALAGMAARRRDAAGGEPGQPARSYLSPS, encoded by the coding sequence ATGGGCCACGATCACGGACACCACCGGGAACTGCCGCCCGGCATGGCGGAGCAGCTCGAGCTCGCCTACGCGGGAATGGCGTCGTTCGGCCACCGGCCGTTCCTGACCGAGACCGAGCAGCTCGACTCGTGGAAACCCGACGTGGCGATCGTCGGCGCCCCGTTCGACATCGCGACCACCAACCGCCCGGGTGCGCGGTTCGGCCCGCGGGCGATCCGCGCCACCGCCTACGAACCCGGCACGTACCACATGGACCTGGGCCTGGAGATCTTCGACTGGCTCGAGGTCGTCGACTTCGGTGACGCCTACTGCCCGCACGGGCAGACCGAGGTGTCGCACGCGAACATCAAGGACCGCGTCGCGGCGATCGCCAGTCGCGGCATCGTCCCGGTGATCCTGGGCGGCGACCACTCGATCACGTGGCCCGCGGCCACCGCGGTCGCCGACGTGCACGGCTACGGCAACGTCGGCATCGTGCACTTCGACGCGCACGCCGACACCGCCGACGAGATCGAGGGCAACCTGGCCAGCCACGGCACCCCGATGCGCCGGCTCATCGAGTCGGGCGCGGTGCCCGGCTCCCACTTCGTCCAGGTCGGACTGCGCGGCTACTGGCCCCCGCAGGACACCTTCGAGTGGATGCAAGAGCAGAAGATGACCTGGCACACGATGCAGGAGATCTGGGAGCGCGGGTTCAAGGCCGTGATGGCGGACGCGGTCGGCGAGGCGCTGGCCAAGGCCGACAAGCTGTACGTGTCGGTCGACATCGACGTGCTCGACCCCGCCCACGCCCCCGGCACCGGAACTCCGGAGCCCGGCGGCATCACCAGCGCCGACCTGCTGCGGATGGTGCGTCAGCTCTGCTACGAGCACGATGTGGCCGGCGTCGACGTCGTCGAGGTGGCCCCCGCCTACGACCACGCCGAACTGACGGTCAACGCCGCGCACCGGGTGGTGTTCGAGGCCCTCGCGGGCATGGCGGCACGGCGGCGGGACGCCGCCGGCGGGGAACCGGGCCAGCCGGCTCGGTCCTACCTCAGCCCTTCGTGA
- a CDS encoding cyclopropane mycolic acid synthase family methyltransferase produces MPDTSNGTRDLTPHFEDVQSHYDLSDDFYRLFLDPTQTYSCAYFERDDMTLEEAQLAKIDLSLGKLGLEPGMTLLDVGCGWGATIKRAVEKYDVNVVGLTLSRNQQAHVQTVLDGLDSPRSKRVLLQGWEQFHEPVDRIVSIGAFEHFGRDRYDDFFSRAYEVLPADGVMMLHTIVKPDDEEFAARNLPVTMTKIRFFKFIMDEIFPGGDLPQPVKVKTHATKAGFGVGLVQPLRLHYARTLDLWAAALEANKDQAIAIQSEEVYERYMKYLTGCADLFRDGYTDICQFTLTKG; encoded by the coding sequence TTGCCAGACACCAGTAACGGGACCCGAGATCTGACACCGCATTTCGAGGACGTCCAGTCGCACTACGACCTCTCGGACGACTTCTACCGGCTGTTCCTCGACCCCACCCAGACCTACAGCTGCGCGTACTTCGAGCGTGACGACATGACCCTCGAAGAGGCCCAGCTGGCCAAGATCGACCTCTCGCTGGGCAAGCTCGGTCTCGAGCCCGGGATGACGCTGCTCGACGTGGGCTGCGGCTGGGGCGCCACCATCAAGCGCGCCGTCGAGAAGTACGACGTGAACGTCGTCGGCCTCACGCTGAGCCGCAACCAGCAGGCCCACGTGCAGACCGTGCTCGACGGCCTGGACAGTCCGCGCAGCAAGCGCGTGCTGCTGCAGGGCTGGGAGCAGTTCCACGAGCCCGTCGACCGGATCGTGTCGATCGGCGCGTTCGAGCACTTCGGCCGCGACCGCTATGACGACTTCTTCAGCAGGGCCTACGAGGTGCTGCCCGCCGACGGCGTGATGATGCTGCACACCATCGTCAAGCCCGACGACGAGGAGTTCGCCGCGCGGAACCTGCCGGTCACGATGACCAAGATCAGGTTCTTCAAATTCATCATGGACGAGATCTTCCCCGGCGGTGATCTGCCGCAGCCGGTCAAGGTCAAGACGCACGCGACCAAGGCCGGGTTCGGAGTCGGGCTGGTCCAGCCGCTGCGGCTGCACTACGCGCGCACCCTCGATCTGTGGGCCGCCGCGCTGGAGGCCAACAAGGACCAGGCCATCGCGATCCAGTCCGAAGAGGTCTACGAGCGGTACATGAAGTACCTGACCGGCTGCGCCGACCTGTTCCGCGACGGCTACACCGACATCTGCCAGTTCACGCTCACGAAGGGCTGA